In the genome of Crassaminicella thermophila, the window ATTGACGAGAGAAACTATAGAACGATATTCTAGAAAGTATAACGTATGCCCTTTTGAGTACTCATTAGATTTAACATCTTGGGCTGATGCAGTCATATGTGATTATAATTATTTATTTGATCCTAATGTTTCTTTGAAAAGATTTTTTTCAGATACAGGTGGAGACTATACTTTTTTGATTGATGAAGCACATAATTTAGTGGATAGGTCAAGAGAAATGTTTTCGGCAGAGCTTTATAAGAAGCCTATTTTAGAATTGAAAAAAGCTACTAGAGATAAGAAACCTAAACTTTCAAAAGCTTTAGACAAAATAAATAAGTTCATGCTAAAAATGAAAAAAAACTGTAATGAATTATACTATATAAGCAAGGAAAGCCCAGATGGTATATATGGATTATTAATGAAGTTTATAAAAGAGGCAGAAGAATGTCTGCTTAGAGAAAAAGAATTAGAAGAATATGAAGAGTTACTTCAGTTATATTTTGATGTTCTTATGTTTATAAAGATATTGGAATTATATGATGAAAGATATATAACTTATGTTGAAAAAATAAATAATGATGTAAAGATAAAACTATTTTGTATAGATCCATCATATTTACTAAGTGAGGTATTAAAGAAGGGGAAAGCCACAGTATTTTTCTCAGCTACATTAATACCTATGAATTATTATCACAATATATTAGGTGGAAAAGAAGATGATAAATTTATACGGTTAGATTCTCCGTTTGATGTAAATAATAGATGCTTATTAATCGCAGGGGGTGTTTCTACTAAATATCGTCAAAGGGAGATGAGTTATTCTCATATTGTAAGTTTTATAGGTCGAGTTATTGAAGAACAAAAAGGCAATTATTTAGTTTTTTTTCCTTCATATAAATATATGAATGCTGTTTATGAAATGTTTAATAAAGAATACCCTGATATAAATACGTATATTCAAGAGCCTTCTATGACTGAATATGAGCGTGAAGATTTTTTAAAATTATTCAAGCCAAATCCTAAAAGTAATACATTAGGATTTTGTGTATTAGGAGGAATATATTCTGAAGGTATTGACCTTAAAGATGATAGGCTTGTTGGTACTATTATAGTGGGAGTAGGATTACCACAAATGTGTTTAGAAAGAGATATTATAAAGGATTATTTTCAAGATAAAAATAATATGGGGTATGAGTATTCTTATATGTATCCTGGAATGAATAAGGTTTTACAGGCAGCTGGAAGAGTAATTAGGTCTGAAACGGACAAGGGTGTAATACTATTGATAGATGAAAGATTTACATATAGCAGTTACAAAAAATTGTTTCCAAAAGAATGGTTTCCTTATATCAATGTAAATGAAAATAATATAGGAAGATGTATTAATGCTTTCTGGAATAAGAAATAAGGAGGAGATAAAAATGATAGATATTCGAATCTCTAGTGAATTAAAGGAAATTTGTCCAAATATAGCGTTAGGATGTATACAAGCAAAAGTAAGTTTAGAAAAAGATATGAAAGATTTGTGGAACGAAATTAATAGTGTTTGTGAAGAACTTAAAAATAAAATAACCTTACAGGAAATATCTAAGTTACAAAATATAAAAACATCAAGAGAAGTATATAAAAAATTAAGAAAAGATCCTACAAGATATAGATTATCTTCAGAATCTTTATTAAGAAGAATCATAAAGGGAAATGAACTATATAAAATAAATAATATTGTAGATATAAATAATCTAATTTCAATTACTTCATACTATTCTGTTGGATCTTACGACATAGATAAATTAAAACCGCCTATCATCTTTAGCATTGGAAAAGAAGGACAACCATATGAAGGCATTGGAAGAGGACAGATTAATATTGAAAATTTGCCAGTACTTACTGATGAAATAGGACCTTTTGGCAGTGCTACAAGTGATTCAGAAAGAGCAATGATTACAATGCAAACAAAAAATGTCTTTATGAATATTATTTCATTTAATGGAAAAGACCAGTTGATGAAGTATATAGATTATGGAATAGAGCTTTTAGAAAAATATGCAAAAGCAAAAGAAACTATGAGCAAGATTATAGAATAACCCCTAAGTTTAGGGGTTATTTTGGAAACAAGATAGTATACTAGTGAATATCTATTTTTCTTTTGTGAACTTTTGACTTTTCTAATTTTGGTAAAGTAATTTTTAAGACTCCATTTTTAAAAGAAGCATTTATTTTTTCTTCATTTACATTGTCAATATAAAATCTTCTTTTAAATTCACCATAACTTCTTTCACGTCTTACATAGTTATTATTTTCATTTTCTATAGTTTCTTCTCTTTTAGCACGAATTGTTAAATAATTATTTTCATAGTCAATATCAATAGCTTCTTTATTAATACCAGGTAAATCAGCTTCAATTGTATATTCGTTTTCTGTCTCTTTTAAATCAACTTTAAAAGCATTGCCAAAAGTAATCATTGGAGCAAAAAAATCATCATCAAAAAAGTTATTGAAAAGCTGATTAAAATAATCATTTCTTTTTTCTAAAGAATTGTTTCTTTTAAAAGGAACCATACCAAACATTAAAAAAGCCTCCTTATAGTTTTTGTTTACTTAATTATTTTAACCAAGTATATTTTAATTTATGATACTGGTAAAAATATCCTAAAAATTTTTTGAAAGCATTTTGTGATGCAAATCATATTTTATGGAGAAAATAAAGTTTATAATAAAAACAAGAATTAAGAAAAAAAGAAATTGAAAGTGAGGAGTTATAATGATTGAAAAGGTATTTAAATATAGTGTTACAGATGAAAAAGTGGTGGAGAAGATTATCATGGATGAGAATATTAATTATATCCATATGGTTTTTAATAAAAACCAAGGACTACCAGAGCATTTTTCAAACTCAAATGTTTATATGACAGTACTCAGAGGTACATTATCGATAAGACTAGATGAACAAGATGTACATGAATATAGAAAAGGTGATATTTTACAAATACCATATAATACAAAGATGAATGTAAACAATTTACATGATGAAGTTTTAGAATTGATTGTAGTTAAAGCCCCAGCTCCTATAAATTATAAAAAATAAAGGAGTGCTTATTATGATGAAAGCACCAAAATATGCAGTTCTTCAAAAAATAAGGGAAGGTAAAAGGACTTATGGGATTACTCCACGTATTCCTGGAGGGTTTATTAAACCAGATCAGTTAATGCATATAGCACAAGTAGCAAAAAAGTATAATGGCATTATAAAAATAACATCAGGACAAAGAATTTCAATACTGGGTTTAAAACCTGAAGATGTTGATAAGGCTTGGAAAGATCTTGATATGGAACCTGGTGTTTTATCACCTTATTCTGTTAAGAATGTAGAAATGTGCCCTGCATCATTTTGTAAAAGAGCCAAGCAGAATTCTTTAAAACTAGGTATGA includes:
- a CDS encoding B3/B4 domain-containing protein — its product is MIDIRISSELKEICPNIALGCIQAKVSLEKDMKDLWNEINSVCEELKNKITLQEISKLQNIKTSREVYKKLRKDPTRYRLSSESLLRRIIKGNELYKINNIVDINNLISITSYYSVGSYDIDKLKPPIIFSIGKEGQPYEGIGRGQINIENLPVLTDEIGPFGSATSDSERAMITMQTKNVFMNIISFNGKDQLMKYIDYGIELLEKYAKAKETMSKIIE
- a CDS encoding cupin domain-containing protein; this encodes MIEKVFKYSVTDEKVVEKIIMDENINYIHMVFNKNQGLPEHFSNSNVYMTVLRGTLSIRLDEQDVHEYRKGDILQIPYNTKMNVNNLHDEVLELIVVKAPAPINYKK
- the hsp18 gene encoding heat shock protein Hsp18, producing the protein MFGMVPFKRNNSLEKRNDYFNQLFNNFFDDDFFAPMITFGNAFKVDLKETENEYTIEADLPGINKEAIDIDYENNYLTIRAKREETIENENNNYVRRERSYGEFKRRFYIDNVNEEKINASFKNGVLKITLPKLEKSKVHKRKIDIH
- a CDS encoding ATP-dependent DNA helicase, with the protein product MDTKHKVKISIRDLVEFILRSGNISTNFSGSSRAVEGTKAHKKIQKASKEKYEAEVTLKLSLDYKDFILEVGGRADGVICDNGVVTIDEIKTTVAPLEIIDENFNHLHWAQAKCYAYIYAKQYELDSINIRLTYYQLDTEEIKYIDKTFTFEELRVFFYDITDKYSVWAKMILDWKAKRDASIKRLEFPYKAYRKGQRELAVAVYKTIANGKKLYAQAPTGIGKTISTIFPSIKAVGEGLTSKIFYLTAKTITRTAAQDAFELMRENGLEFKTITLTAKEKICFCDETNCNPDTCEYARGHFDRVNDAIMDILKNSNELTRETIERYSRKYNVCPFEYSLDLTSWADAVICDYNYLFDPNVSLKRFFSDTGGDYTFLIDEAHNLVDRSREMFSAELYKKPILELKKATRDKKPKLSKALDKINKFMLKMKKNCNELYYISKESPDGIYGLLMKFIKEAEECLLREKELEEYEELLQLYFDVLMFIKILELYDERYITYVEKINNDVKIKLFCIDPSYLLSEVLKKGKATVFFSATLIPMNYYHNILGGKEDDKFIRLDSPFDVNNRCLLIAGGVSTKYRQREMSYSHIVSFIGRVIEEQKGNYLVFFPSYKYMNAVYEMFNKEYPDINTYIQEPSMTEYEREDFLKLFKPNPKSNTLGFCVLGGIYSEGIDLKDDRLVGTIIVGVGLPQMCLERDIIKDYFQDKNNMGYEYSYMYPGMNKVLQAAGRVIRSETDKGVILLIDERFTYSSYKKLFPKEWFPYINVNENNIGRCINAFWNKK